In the Helianthus annuus cultivar XRQ/B chromosome 11, HanXRQr2.0-SUNRISE, whole genome shotgun sequence genome, one interval contains:
- the LOC110888350 gene encoding beta-galactosidase 8: MKRLLSVLFLLAATVTAVIGVNVTYDHRAVVIDGKRRVMVSGSIHYPRSTPDMWPGLIQKSKEGGLDVIETYVFWNLHEPVRNQYDFEERKDLVKFLKLVADAGLYVHLRIGPYVCAEWNYGGFPVWLHFIPGIQLRTDNEPFKAEMKRFTAKIVNMMKDEKLYASQGGPIILSQIENEYGNVAESYGPAAKSYIKWAASMATSMDTGVPWVMCQQKDAPDPIIDTCNGFYCDGYKPNADNKPTIWTENWTGWFLTFGGAVPYRPVEDVAYAVARFYQRGGTFQNYYMYHGGTNFGRTTGGPFISTSYDYDAPLDEYGAPRQPKWGHLKDLHKAIKLCEEALVATDPTTTSLGQNVEASVYNTSSTCAAFLANVDTQNNATVNFNGNSYHLPAWSVSILPDCKNVAFNTAKINSMATVRKFVAKSVGDKLSDSKAISSDWSYVSEPVGISSNDAFDKKGLVEQINTTADQSDYLWYSISINVKGDKPLLRDESQTTLHVKSLGHVLYLFINGQLEGSAIGNYDHPNFSKDFPVTLKHGKNKLDLLSLTVGLQNYGAFFDKTSTGITGPVKLDGLKNGSVVDLSSQRWTYQVGLKGESLGLHTGGSTLWVSGTPKSQPLTWYKTNFDAPSGDNPIAIDFTGMGKGEAWVNGQSIGRYWPTYIAPSTGCSECSYKGSYSPTKCLKNCGEPSQKLYHVPRSWLKSNGNILVLFEEKGGDPTQISFATQELESVCSQVSESHPLPMEAWSEDKSKSKPSVSLECTHPNQVISSIKFASFGTPQGTCGNYSHGECKTTDALSIIQKACIGSRSCSVDVSTTTFGDPCIGVVKSLAVEASCA; encoded by the exons ATGAAGAGGTTGTTAAGTGTTTTGTTTCTTCTGGCGGCGACGGTTACGGCGGTGATCGGAGTAAATGTGACGTATGATCACCGGGCGGTGGTGATCGACGGCAAGCGGCGGGTGATGGTTTCCGGCTCAATTCACTATCCTCGTAGTACACCTGAT ATGTGGCCTGGGCTTATTCAGAAATCCAAAGAAGGAGGATTAGATGTGATTGAAACCTATGTTTTCTGGAATTTGCATGAACCTGTTAGAAAccag TATGACTTTGAAGAAAGAAAAGATTTGGTGAAGTTTTTAAAATTAGTAGCTGATGCTGGTCTTTACGTTCATCTTCGAATCGGTCCTTACGTATGCGCCGAATGGAATTACGG CGGGTTTCCAGTCTGGTTACATTTCATACCTGGAATTCAGCTTCGGACAGATAACGAGCCTTTTAAG GCCGAAATGAAACGGTTTACAGCCAAAATAGTCAACATGATGAAGGATGAGAAGTTATATGCATCTCAAGGTGGACCTATTATCTTATCTCAG ATCGAGAACGAATATGGTAACGTTGCCGAAAGTTATGGTCCCGCAGCTAAATCTTATATCAAATGGGCCGCGAGTATGGCTACATCTATGGATACAGGAGTCCCATGGGTGATGTGTCAACAAAAAGACGCGCCTGATCCAATT ATCGACACTTGCAATGGGTTCTACTGTGATGGGTACAAGCCAAATGCTGATAACAAGCCCACGATTTGGACCGAAAATTGGACCGGGTGGTTTCTTACGTTTGGTGGGGCCGTGCCTTATAGACCCGTGGAAGATGTTGCGTATGCGGTTGCACGTTTTTACCAACGAGGTGGAACGTTTCAAAACTATTACATG TATCATGGTGGGACTAATTTTGGTCGTACGACTGGTGGACCGTTCATTTCAACAAGTTACGATTATGATGCTCCACTTGACGAGTATGGAGCACCTCGACAACCAAAGTGGGGCCACTTAAAAGATTTACATAAAGCGATAAAGCTTTGTGAAGAGGCATTGGTGGCAACCGATCCGACAACTACTTCTTTGGGTCAAAATGTAGAG GCTAGTGTTTACAACACATCATCAACATGTGCTGCTTTTTTGGCAAATGTTGATACGCAAAACAATGCAACCGTTAACTTCAATGGCAATTCGTATCACTTACCTGCTTGGTCTGTTAGCATCTTGCCCGACTGCAAGAATGTAGCGTTCAACactgcaaag ATAAACTCTATGGCTACTGTCAGAAAGTTTGTGGCTAAAAGTGTTGGAGATAAATTAAGCGATTCAAAGGCGATTTCTTCGGATTGGAGTTATGTTAGCGAACCCGTGGGGATCTCGAGTAATGACGCATTTGATAAAAAGGGATTAGTGGAGCAAATTAACACTACAGCTGATCAAAGTGATTATTTATGGTATTCAATAAG CATTAACGTTAAAGGTGACAAGCCGTTGCTTCGCGATGAATCGCAAACAACTCTTCATGTGAAATCGCTTGGTCATGTACTTTATTTGTTCATTAACGGTCAACTCGAAG GTAGTGCAATTGGCAATTATGACCACCCTAATTTTTCCAAGGATTTTCCCGTCACTCTAAAACACGGAAAGAACAAACTCGATCTCTTGAGTTTGACCGTTGGACTTCAG AACTATGGTGCGTTTTTCGATAAAACAAGTACGGGTATTACCGGCCCAGTGAAGCTCGACGGGTTAAAAAACGGGTCGGTCGTTGACCTTTCGTCTCAGCGATGGACATATCAAGTTGGACTCAAAGGAGAATCACTAGGCCTGCACACTGGTGGTTCAACACTTTGGGTCTCGGGAACGCCCAAAAGTCAACCTTTGACTTGGTACAAG ACTAACTTCGACGCTCCTTCGGGTGATAATCCAATTGCAATAGACTTCACGGGAATGGGCAAAGGTGAGGCGTGGGTCAATGGTCAAAGCATCGGACGTTATTGGCCTACGTATATCGCTCCAAGTACCGGTTGCTCGGAATGTAGTTACAAAGGGTCGTATAGCCCAACAAAATGCCTCAAGAATTGCGGAGAACCATCACAAAAACT GTACCATGTGCCGAGATCATGGTTGAAATCAAACGGGAACATTTTAGTCTTGTTTGAGGAAAAAGGTGGAGACCCGACACAAATCTCTTTCGCAACGCAGGAATTGGAAAGTGTGTGTTCGCAAGTCTCGGAATCTCACCCGCTCCCAATGGAAGCATGGAGTGAAGATAAGTCAAAGTCAAAGCCGAGCGTTTCGCTTGAGTGCACTCATCCTAATCAAGTCATATCTTCAATCAAGTTTGCTAGCTTTGGAACTCCTCAAGGGACATGTGGAAACTACAGTCATGGTGAATGCAAGACTACTGATGCACTTTCAATTATACAAAAG GCATGCATTGGGTCAAGAAGTTGCAGCGTTGACGTCTCGACAACCACATTTGGTGATCCGTGTATAGGCGTAGTTAAAAGTTTAGCCGTAGAAGCTTCATGTGCATGA
- the LOC110890418 gene encoding serine/threonine-protein kinase SRK2A has product MEKYELVKDIGSGNFGVARLMRNKVSKELVAMKYIERGHKIDENVAREIINHRSLRHPNIIRFREVVLTPTHLAIVMEYAAGGELFDRICNAGRFSEDEARYFFQQLISGVHYCHFMQICHRDLKLENTLLDGSPAPRLKICDFGYSKSSLLHSRPKSTVGTPAYIAPEVLSRKEYDGKMADVWSCGVTLYVMLVGAYPFEDQQDPKNFRKTIQRIMAVQYKIPDYVHISQECRHLLSRIFVPNASRRISLKEIKSHPWFLKNLPRELTEAAQAVYYRKENPTFSPQSVEEIMKIVEEARSPPPASRSIGGFGWGQEEDEDDDDDKQNETEDDEDEYDKRVKEAHQSGEVCLT; this is encoded by the exons ATGGAGAAGTATGAGCTTGTGAAGGATATAGGATCCGGGAATTTTGGGGTTGCTAGGTTGATGAGGAACAAGGTTTCCAAAGAGCTTGTTGCTATGAAATATATAGAAAGAGGGCATAAG ATTGATGAGAATGTTGCTCGGGAGATCATCAATCACCGATCCCTTCGACACCCTAACATTATCCGGTTTCGTGAG GTGGTACTAACTCCAACCCACCTCGCTATTGTCATGGAGTATGCTGCCGGAGGGGAGCTTTTCGATAGGATTTGCAATGCCGGAAGATTTAGCGAAGATGAG GCTAGATACTTCTTCCAACAGCTTATATCTGGAGTTCACTACTGTCATTTTATG CAAATATGCCATAGAGATTTAAAGCTCGAGAACACTCTTTTAGATGGGAGCCCTGCACCGCGCCTGAAGATTTGTGATTTTGGCTACTCAAAG TCATCTTTACTCCACTCGAGACCCAAGTCGACAGTTGGAACCCCTGCATACATTGCACCTGAGGTTCTTTCGCGTAAAGAGTATGATGGCAAG ATGGCTGATGTTTGGTCATGTGGAGTGACACTTTATGTTATGCTTGTGGGAGCATACCCTTTTGAAGACCAACAAGATCCAAAAAATTTTAGGAAGACCATTCAA CGGATCATGGCCGTGCAATACAAGATCCCTGACTATGTTCACATATCTCAAGAGTGTAGGCATCTTCTTTCTCGGATATTCGTCCCCAATGCTTCTCGG AGAATTAGCCTAAAAGAAATCAAAAGCCACCCATGGTTCTTGAAGAATCTGCCGAGAGAATTAACGGAAGCGGCTCAGGCGGTGTACTACAGGAAGGAAAACCCGACATTCTCTCCACAAAGTGTGGAGGAAATCATGAAAATTGTTGAAGAAGCAAGATCCCCGCCTCCTGCTTCACGTTCCATTGGTGGCTTTGGATGGGGCCAGGAAGAAGAtgaggatgacgatgatgacaAACAAAATGAGactgaagatgatgaagatgagtaTGATAAAAGAGTCAAAGAAGCTCATCAAAGTGGTGAAGTTTGTCTTACCTAA